One genomic window of Indioceanicola profundi includes the following:
- a CDS encoding substrate-binding periplasmic protein yields MIMYPDMNPFIQPGEREGEASGPLVEWISRVAGEAGVSLVWKGPVPRARILAELETGVEACHPNARLTEQREGKFKFSAPLFPPPRWRVLTRRGSQVEAFASASDLLRDQSLVLGHMLGATMGPELDDILAQRKGNTLAVRGSPLDLLRLLRAGRIDYLVADMTAIPADRGNVSFSTDDLRELQFADLPEADAGRIMCSLSVPDQVIERLNRAIEEVQRTSP; encoded by the coding sequence GTGATCATGTATCCGGACATGAATCCGTTCATCCAGCCGGGGGAGCGTGAAGGGGAGGCCAGCGGGCCGCTGGTCGAATGGATTTCCCGCGTCGCGGGTGAGGCTGGCGTCAGCCTTGTCTGGAAGGGGCCGGTTCCACGGGCACGCATCCTGGCGGAGCTGGAAACCGGCGTCGAGGCATGCCACCCCAATGCGCGCCTGACGGAGCAGCGCGAGGGCAAATTCAAGTTCTCGGCCCCGCTGTTTCCGCCGCCCCGGTGGCGTGTCCTGACCCGACGGGGCAGCCAGGTGGAGGCTTTTGCAAGCGCGTCCGACCTTCTGCGGGACCAGTCGCTGGTCCTTGGTCATATGCTGGGCGCCACGATGGGGCCGGAGCTGGACGATATCCTTGCCCAGCGCAAGGGGAACACCCTGGCCGTTCGCGGGTCGCCGCTGGATCTGCTGCGCCTCCTGCGCGCCGGCCGCATCGATTATCTGGTAGCCGACATGACGGCGATCCCGGCGGACAGGGGGAATGTGAGCTTCTCGACAGACGATCTGCGCGAACTGCAGTTCGCCGACCTGCCGGAAGCCGACGCGGGGCGCATCATGTGCAGCCTTTCGGTCCCGGATCAGGTGATCGAGCGGTTGAACCGCGCCATCGAGGAGGTGCAGCGGACTTCGCCGTGA
- a CDS encoding efflux RND transporter periplasmic adaptor subunit produces the protein MRLAAQIGIVAILAAAGAGAWYMTAGGQDQEAVQGGVAAPPVSVVAAPATLGSIEVTFDAVGTLRANEAVTVTSKLSGIVRSIGFQEGQHVAAGAILVELDATEAQAELAVAEAERRTVAQELERSIALLGRQAVAQARVDDLRINLQAAEARVNAARARLQDLTIRAPFAGVAGLRQVSPGALLQPADAVTTLDDISVLKLEFIVPETALRSLAQGMPIAATTPVWPGEEFLGIVSAVNTRVDPVTRTIAVLADLPNPDTRLKPGMFMTVGLQLQNRSNVVLIPEEALVPIGDRQFVFTIVDSKVERRLVQIGARMGGRVEIASGLSAGDLVVTRGTQKVREGLPVKAEVEQPQTALRPDTET, from the coding sequence ATGCGGCTTGCAGCTCAGATCGGAATCGTCGCAATCCTGGCCGCAGCCGGTGCAGGCGCCTGGTACATGACGGCCGGCGGGCAGGACCAGGAGGCGGTTCAGGGCGGCGTGGCGGCGCCGCCGGTCAGCGTGGTGGCGGCTCCGGCCACACTCGGCAGCATCGAGGTCACCTTCGATGCGGTCGGCACGCTCCGTGCGAACGAGGCGGTCACCGTCACCTCCAAGCTGTCGGGGATCGTCCGCTCCATCGGATTCCAGGAAGGGCAGCATGTGGCGGCCGGCGCCATCCTGGTCGAGCTGGACGCCACCGAGGCCCAGGCCGAGCTGGCCGTGGCGGAGGCGGAGCGCCGCACCGTGGCGCAGGAGCTGGAACGCTCCATCGCGCTGCTGGGCCGGCAGGCCGTGGCCCAGGCGCGGGTGGACGATCTGCGCATCAATCTCCAGGCCGCGGAGGCGCGGGTCAACGCCGCCCGTGCCCGGTTGCAGGACCTGACCATCCGCGCGCCCTTCGCCGGCGTCGCCGGCCTGCGCCAAGTCAGCCCCGGCGCCCTGCTGCAACCGGCCGACGCCGTCACCACGCTGGACGACATCAGCGTGCTGAAGCTGGAATTCATCGTGCCGGAAACGGCGCTGCGCAGTCTGGCCCAGGGCATGCCCATCGCCGCCACCACGCCGGTCTGGCCGGGGGAGGAGTTCCTGGGCATCGTGAGCGCGGTCAACACCCGCGTCGATCCGGTCACCCGGACCATCGCGGTGCTGGCCGACCTGCCCAATCCGGACACGCGCCTGAAGCCCGGCATGTTCATGACCGTGGGGCTGCAGTTGCAGAACCGCAGCAACGTGGTCCTGATCCCGGAGGAGGCGCTGGTGCCCATCGGGGATCGCCAGTTCGTCTTCACCATCGTGGACAGCAAGGTGGAGCGCCGTTTGGTCCAGATCGGGGCGCGCATGGGCGGCCGGGTGGAGATTGCCTCCGGCCTGTCCGCCGGCGATCTGGTGGTGACCCGCGGCACCCAGAAGGTGCGCGAGGGGCTGCCGGTCAAGGCCGAGGTGGAGCAGCCGCAGACGGCCCTTCGCCCCGATACGGAGACGTGA
- a CDS encoding efflux RND transporter permease subunit — MVLSDLSIQRPVMAFVLSALLVVFGVLGYERLPVRELPQIDYPIVSVETSYPGASAEVVDREITERIESVVNGIEGIKTIRSGSSEGSSNVSIEFDISRDVDSAANDIRDRVSRVIDNLPEEADPPEISKVDADSQPIMWIVLTSDRMNRLELTDFVKRYYEDTLGTISGVARIRISGQREFSMRVWLDRNALAARGVTVQDVESAIRRENAELPAGRIESSAREFTVRTDTRLSTPDQFNRIVLRQEGANLVRLGDVAKVEVGPRDDRGDFQVNGSAAVGIGIIRQSTANTVDVAQAVRAKVEELKRNLPAGMVMEVRHDESVFISQSIYEVFHAIAVAVLLVIIVVWVFLRTLRATLIPVVAIPVSLVATFGVLWVLGFSINVLTLLAFVLAVGLVVDDAIIVVENISRRIEEGEPPLLAAYRGARQIGFAVIATTLVLVAVILPLSMLEGTQGRLLREFAIALAASIAFSSIVALTLSPMLSSKLLTVPNHNSRFFRVTETVFEGMSNGYARLLRWAMGAPLVILAAFAGVVGITWVSFQGLPSELAPTEDRGVFMIALTTPEGSSQAFTVREMAEVERVLKPYLENGDVNFVLSVLAPGWGGASAVNSARIVVRTPTWAERENRKPVQEIVAEIRGALMSIPGARIMPIIPSGLGRGGGGGSNQLQVVLGGNTYEELAEWRDGLIEAMRDYPGLVGWEADYDETKPQLRIQVDRERASDLGIAIDEIGATLETMMGGRQVTRYVDRGEEYDVMLRAGEANRANPRDLSNIYIRGSKSDELIPLANIINVVDVAAPTELNRYDRMRAITLTANLADGTSMSEAMAAVERTVMSVLPPEARFSYEGAAKQQQEASASIFFAFGMALLVAFLVLAAQFENFRLPIMILLAVPPAVFGGVMAIIATGMSLNIYTQIGLIMLIGLIAKNAILIVEFANQLRDEEGMEIFEATVEASRLRLRPILMTSIATVFGAMPLALAHGAGAESRSAIGWVIVGGVTAGTLLSLFVTPVLYGMFARNMQPVGAIRRRLQEMDASHRAADMPAE, encoded by the coding sequence ATGGTCCTGTCCGACCTTTCCATCCAGCGGCCCGTCATGGCCTTCGTGCTCAGCGCCCTGCTCGTCGTCTTCGGCGTGCTGGGCTACGAGCGGCTGCCGGTGCGCGAGCTGCCGCAGATCGACTATCCGATCGTCTCGGTGGAGACCTCCTATCCCGGCGCCAGCGCCGAGGTGGTGGACCGCGAGATCACCGAACGCATCGAGTCTGTGGTCAACGGCATCGAGGGCATCAAGACCATCCGCTCCGGCTCCAGCGAGGGGTCGTCCAACGTCTCCATCGAGTTCGATATCAGCCGCGACGTGGACAGCGCCGCGAACGATATCCGCGACCGGGTCAGCCGCGTCATCGACAACCTGCCTGAAGAGGCGGACCCACCGGAAATCTCCAAGGTGGACGCCGACAGCCAGCCCATCATGTGGATCGTGCTGACCAGCGACCGCATGAACCGGCTGGAGCTGACCGACTTCGTGAAGCGCTATTACGAGGATACGCTGGGCACCATCTCCGGCGTGGCGCGCATCCGCATCTCCGGCCAGCGCGAGTTCTCCATGCGCGTCTGGCTGGACCGAAACGCCCTGGCCGCGCGCGGCGTCACCGTCCAGGACGTGGAAAGCGCCATCCGGCGGGAGAACGCGGAGCTGCCGGCCGGCCGCATCGAATCCTCGGCCCGTGAATTCACCGTCCGCACCGATACCCGCCTGTCCACCCCGGACCAGTTCAACCGCATCGTGCTGCGCCAGGAGGGCGCCAATCTGGTGCGGCTGGGCGACGTGGCCAAGGTGGAGGTCGGCCCGCGCGACGACCGCGGCGATTTCCAGGTGAACGGCTCCGCCGCCGTGGGCATCGGCATCATCCGCCAGTCCACCGCCAACACGGTGGATGTGGCCCAGGCCGTCCGCGCCAAGGTGGAGGAGCTGAAGCGCAACCTTCCGGCCGGCATGGTCATGGAGGTGCGGCACGACGAATCGGTCTTCATCAGCCAGTCCATCTACGAGGTGTTCCACGCCATCGCCGTGGCGGTGCTGCTGGTGATCATCGTGGTCTGGGTGTTCCTGCGCACGCTGCGCGCCACGCTGATCCCCGTGGTCGCGATCCCGGTGTCGCTCGTGGCCACCTTCGGCGTGCTCTGGGTGCTGGGCTTCTCCATCAACGTGCTGACGCTGCTGGCCTTCGTGCTGGCGGTGGGGCTGGTGGTGGACGACGCCATCATCGTCGTCGAGAACATCTCCCGCCGGATCGAGGAGGGGGAGCCGCCGCTGCTCGCAGCCTATCGCGGCGCCCGGCAGATCGGCTTCGCCGTCATCGCCACCACGCTGGTGCTGGTGGCGGTGATCCTGCCGCTTTCCATGCTCGAGGGAACGCAGGGCCGCCTGCTGCGGGAATTCGCCATCGCGCTCGCCGCCTCCATCGCCTTCTCCTCCATCGTGGCGCTGACCCTGTCGCCGATGCTCAGCTCCAAGCTGTTGACCGTGCCGAACCACAACAGCCGGTTCTTCCGGGTGACGGAAACGGTGTTCGAGGGGATGTCCAACGGCTATGCCCGGCTGCTGCGCTGGGCCATGGGCGCGCCGCTGGTGATCCTTGCGGCCTTCGCCGGTGTGGTCGGCATCACCTGGGTCAGCTTCCAGGGCCTGCCCAGCGAACTCGCCCCCACGGAGGACCGCGGCGTCTTCATGATCGCCCTGACCACGCCCGAAGGCTCCAGCCAGGCCTTCACCGTGCGCGAGATGGCGGAGGTGGAGCGCGTCCTGAAGCCCTATCTGGAGAATGGCGACGTCAACTTCGTGCTGTCCGTCCTGGCCCCCGGCTGGGGCGGCGCTTCCGCCGTGAACAGCGCCCGCATCGTTGTCCGCACGCCCACCTGGGCGGAGAGGGAGAACCGCAAGCCGGTGCAGGAGATCGTGGCGGAGATCCGCGGGGCCCTGATGTCGATCCCCGGCGCCCGGATCATGCCCATCATCCCCTCGGGCCTGGGCCGTGGCGGCGGGGGCGGGTCCAACCAGCTCCAGGTCGTGCTGGGCGGCAACACCTACGAGGAGCTGGCGGAGTGGCGCGACGGCCTGATCGAGGCCATGCGCGACTATCCCGGTCTGGTCGGCTGGGAGGCCGATTACGACGAGACCAAGCCGCAGCTCCGCATCCAGGTCGACCGGGAGCGCGCCTCCGACCTCGGCATCGCCATCGACGAGATCGGCGCCACACTGGAAACCATGATGGGCGGACGCCAGGTCACCCGCTATGTGGACCGGGGCGAGGAGTACGACGTCATGCTGCGGGCGGGCGAGGCGAACCGCGCCAACCCGCGCGACCTGTCCAACATCTACATCCGCGGCTCCAAGTCGGATGAGCTGATCCCGCTGGCCAACATCATCAACGTGGTGGACGTGGCGGCGCCGACCGAGCTGAACCGCTATGACCGGATGCGCGCCATCACCCTGACCGCCAACCTCGCCGACGGCACCTCCATGTCGGAGGCGATGGCGGCGGTGGAGCGTACGGTCATGTCCGTTCTGCCGCCCGAGGCCCGCTTCTCCTACGAGGGGGCGGCCAAGCAGCAGCAGGAGGCGTCGGCCAGCATCTTCTTCGCCTTCGGCATGGCGCTGCTGGTGGCCTTCCTGGTCCTGGCGGCCCAGTTCGAGAATTTCCGGCTGCCCATCATGATCCTGCTGGCGGTGCCGCCGGCCGTGTTCGGCGGCGTCATGGCGATCATCGCCACCGGCATGTCCCTGAACATCTATACCCAGATCGGCCTGATCATGCTGATCGGGCTGATCGCGAAGAACGCCATCCTGATCGTGGAGTTCGCCAACCAGCTCCGCGACGAGGAGGGGATGGAGATCTTCGAGGCCACGGTGGAGGCATCGCGCCTGCGCCTGCGGCCGATCCTGATGACCAGCATCGCCACCGTATTCGGCGCCATGCCGCTGGCCCTGGCCCATGGCGCGGGTGCGGAATCACGCTCCGCCATCGGCTGGGTCATCGTGGGCGGGGTCACCGCCGGCACGCTGCTCTCGCTGTTCGTGACGCCGGTGCTCTACGGTATGTTCGCCCGCAACATGCAGCCGGTCGGCGCCATCCGCCGCCGCTTGCAGGAAATGGACGCCAGCCACCGCGCGGCCGACATGCCGGCCGAGTGA
- a CDS encoding MFS transporter: MPPSRRIGSGGVTAVAQAGTEGLKGRRKAILGWCLYDWAMSAFNTVIGTFVFSRYFTDAVAGDPAQGTQQWGMALGISGIIVAILSPVVGAIGDRGGRAKPWLAVLTTVCVLATAALYWVRPDAAYIPLALLAMAVASTAFELSYVFYNALLPVAAPPGYAGRVSGWGWGLGYFGGLGSLILCLVLLVQTDAPLFGLIGKEEAEHVRATALLVAVWYALFAIPLFLLAPDRPSVDKPAGRIVREGLAALADTVRHVRSYGNTVRYLIASALWRDGISTITAFGGIMAGSLFGMDTAQIILFAIMLNVAAGTGAVGFAWVDDRFGAKPTLIISILGLMVSATALLLVGTSYWSWAPMLALPLNWTQEQQWLLLFGLVLGIFFGPAQAAARTMVVRISPPGMETELFGLYNLTGRAVGMIGPFAYGAATAYWDSQRAGMSTVLVLFTAGLLLLLTVKEPARRGEAA, encoded by the coding sequence ATGCCACCTTCGCGTCGCATCGGAAGCGGAGGGGTGACGGCAGTGGCGCAGGCTGGGACGGAAGGGCTGAAGGGACGGCGCAAGGCGATCCTGGGCTGGTGCCTCTATGACTGGGCCATGTCGGCCTTCAATACCGTGATCGGCACCTTTGTCTTCAGCCGCTATTTCACGGACGCCGTTGCCGGAGATCCGGCCCAGGGCACGCAGCAGTGGGGCATGGCCCTCGGCATATCCGGCATCATCGTCGCCATCCTTTCGCCGGTGGTGGGCGCCATCGGCGACAGGGGCGGGCGGGCCAAGCCCTGGCTGGCCGTGCTGACCACGGTCTGCGTGCTGGCCACGGCGGCGCTCTACTGGGTTCGGCCGGACGCCGCCTATATCCCGCTGGCTCTGCTCGCCATGGCCGTGGCCTCCACCGCGTTCGAGCTGTCCTACGTCTTCTACAACGCCCTGCTGCCGGTCGCCGCACCGCCCGGCTATGCGGGCCGGGTCTCCGGTTGGGGCTGGGGGCTGGGCTATTTCGGCGGGCTGGGATCGCTGATCCTCTGCCTGGTGCTGCTGGTGCAGACCGACGCGCCCCTGTTCGGGCTGATCGGCAAGGAGGAGGCTGAGCATGTCCGGGCCACGGCCTTGCTGGTAGCCGTCTGGTACGCGCTGTTCGCCATACCGCTGTTCCTTCTGGCCCCCGACCGGCCGTCGGTCGACAAGCCCGCCGGTCGGATCGTGCGGGAGGGGCTGGCCGCCCTGGCCGACACCGTCCGCCATGTCCGCAGCTACGGGAACACGGTCCGTTACCTGATCGCCAGCGCCCTCTGGCGCGACGGCATCAGCACCATCACCGCCTTCGGCGGCATCATGGCGGGCAGCCTGTTCGGCATGGACACGGCCCAGATCATCCTGTTCGCGATCATGCTGAACGTGGCCGCAGGAACGGGGGCGGTCGGCTTCGCCTGGGTGGACGACCGGTTCGGGGCGAAACCAACTTTGATCATCAGCATTCTGGGCCTGATGGTCTCCGCCACCGCCCTGCTGCTGGTTGGAACGTCCTACTGGAGCTGGGCCCCCATGCTGGCCCTGCCGCTGAACTGGACTCAGGAACAGCAATGGCTGCTGCTGTTCGGGCTGGTGCTGGGAATCTTCTTCGGCCCGGCACAGGCGGCCGCCCGCACCATGGTGGTCCGCATCTCCCCGCCGGGAATGGAGACGGAGCTGTTCGGACTCTACAATCTCACCGGCCGGGCGGTGGGCATGATCGGACCCTTCGCCTACGGCGCCGCCACGGCATATTGGGACAGCCAGCGCGCCGGCATGTCCACCGTACTGGTGCTGTTCACGGCGGGGCTGCTCCTGCTGCTGACCGTGAAGGAGCCGGCGCGGCGGGGAGAGGCGGCATAG
- a CDS encoding tetratricopeptide repeat protein: MTHMLNRSAMLAALALALGPAALAPRSADAAIFESRSACLEKVEEAPDFALVDAQAWERQGGGIDARLCQALAQLTRGEWDAAGTALEKSIAELKGEPPEVLANLWTRAGLAWSEAGKADKAEAAYAKAIKLRPQDPQMLIDRALARADQERWWEVVEDLDAAIELAPKNREALLLRADAQARLARGREALMDVDAVLAEDGSNPDALLLRGELLADREDYAGARSDWRRVLEAAPDSGAAEQARRNLEALDAFAKAQAQ, encoded by the coding sequence ATGACGCACATGCTCAACCGTTCCGCCATGCTGGCCGCCCTGGCGCTTGCCCTCGGCCCGGCCGCCCTCGCCCCCCGTTCCGCCGACGCGGCCATCTTCGAGAGCCGGTCCGCCTGCCTGGAGAAGGTGGAGGAGGCGCCCGACTTCGCACTGGTGGACGCCCAGGCGTGGGAACGCCAGGGCGGCGGCATCGATGCCCGGCTCTGTCAGGCGCTGGCCCAGCTCACCCGCGGGGAATGGGATGCCGCCGGCACCGCCCTTGAGAAATCCATCGCGGAGCTGAAAGGCGAACCGCCGGAGGTGCTGGCCAATCTCTGGACCCGCGCCGGACTGGCCTGGAGCGAGGCCGGAAAGGCGGACAAGGCCGAGGCGGCCTATGCCAAGGCGATCAAGCTCCGTCCCCAGGACCCGCAGATGTTGATCGACCGCGCGCTGGCTCGCGCCGACCAGGAGCGCTGGTGGGAGGTGGTGGAGGATCTGGATGCCGCCATCGAACTCGCCCCGAAAAACCGCGAGGCCCTGCTGCTGCGCGCCGACGCCCAGGCCCGGCTGGCCCGCGGGCGGGAGGCGCTGATGGATGTGGATGCCGTGCTGGCGGAGGACGGGTCCAACCCCGACGCCCTGCTGCTGCGGGGCGAGCTGCTGGCCGACCGGGAGGATTATGCCGGCGCACGGTCCGACTGGCGGCGCGTGCTGGAAGCCGCGCCCGACAGCGGCGCCGCCGAACAGGCCCGCCGGAACCTGGAGGCGCTGGACGCCTTCGCAAAGGCCCAGGCACAGTAG
- a CDS encoding SDR family oxidoreductase, protein MPKQPCRLFIFGLGYSAMALARRLTAQGWQVAGTTRSPDKLEALRAAGVEPFLFGRGRPLDNPAAALAGVTHLLSSVPPDGEGDAVLDLHGADIASIAGLRWAGYLSTTGVYGDAGGDWVDESSPVQPITARGKARAAAESGWMELHGGRGVPVHIFRLPGIYGPGRSSLDAVRADTARRIDKPGQVFSRIHVEDIAATLEASMARPNPGAVYNVCDDEPAPGHEVTAHAARLLGVEPPPLIPIDQAELSPMAASFYGESKRVRNSRIKQELGVVLRYPTYREGLAAQLAEEG, encoded by the coding sequence ATGCCGAAGCAACCTTGCAGGCTTTTCATCTTCGGTCTGGGCTACAGCGCCATGGCGCTGGCGCGCCGTCTGACGGCCCAGGGCTGGCAGGTGGCCGGCACCACCCGCAGCCCGGACAAGCTGGAAGCGCTGCGCGCCGCGGGGGTGGAGCCCTTCCTGTTCGGCCGCGGACGGCCGCTGGACAATCCCGCGGCGGCCCTGGCCGGCGTCACGCACCTGCTCTCCTCCGTTCCGCCGGACGGGGAGGGGGATGCGGTGCTGGACCTGCACGGGGCGGATATCGCCAGCATCGCCGGCCTGCGCTGGGCGGGCTATCTCTCCACCACCGGCGTCTATGGCGATGCCGGCGGGGACTGGGTGGATGAAAGCTCCCCCGTGCAGCCGATCACGGCGCGGGGCAAGGCGCGGGCAGCAGCCGAATCGGGCTGGATGGAGCTGCATGGCGGGCGCGGCGTGCCCGTCCACATCTTCCGCCTGCCCGGCATCTACGGCCCCGGCCGCAGCAGCCTGGACGCGGTCCGCGCCGACACCGCGCGCCGGATCGACAAACCGGGGCAGGTCTTCAGCCGCATCCATGTGGAGGATATCGCCGCCACGCTGGAGGCCAGCATGGCCCGGCCGAATCCGGGGGCCGTCTACAATGTCTGCGACGACGAACCGGCCCCTGGCCATGAGGTCACCGCCCATGCCGCCCGCCTGCTGGGGGTGGAGCCGCCGCCTTTGATCCCCATCGACCAGGCCGAACTCAGTCCCATGGCCGCCAGCTTCTATGGGGAGAGCAAGCGGGTGCGGAACAGCCGGATCAAACAGGAGCTTGGCGTCGTTCTGCGTTATCCGACCTACCGGGAGGGACTGGCGGCGCAGCTTGCGGAGGAGGGGTGA
- the ubiE gene encoding bifunctional demethylmenaquinone methyltransferase/2-methoxy-6-polyprenyl-1,4-benzoquinol methylase UbiE, which produces MTDDSSSRPADSARGSAPHPPPPPGQEGRYFGFREVDPAEKSHLVHDVFTNVAAKYDLMNDVMSAGIHRLWKDSFVSMVRPRDGETLLDVAGGTGDIAFRLRSAAPAARVMVCDLTEGMVRVGRDRALDRGDLHGVEWTVGNAEKLPFRSRSVDAYTIAFGLRNVTDIDAALKEARRVLKPGGRLFILEFSHVVIPLMREAYDAYSFNLLPTLGQLVAGDRDSYQYLVESIRRFPEQQALCQRIEAAGLARARYRNLTGGIAAIHSAWRV; this is translated from the coding sequence ATGACCGACGACAGCTCCTCCCGCCCCGCCGATTCCGCCCGCGGCTCCGCCCCGCACCCTCCGCCCCCTCCGGGGCAGGAGGGGCGCTATTTCGGCTTCCGGGAGGTGGACCCGGCCGAGAAGTCGCATCTGGTGCATGACGTCTTCACCAACGTCGCCGCCAAATACGACCTGATGAACGACGTCATGTCCGCCGGCATCCACCGGCTCTGGAAGGACAGCTTCGTCTCCATGGTCCGCCCGCGGGACGGGGAGACCCTGCTGGACGTCGCCGGCGGCACCGGCGACATCGCCTTTCGCCTGCGCAGCGCCGCCCCCGCCGCCCGCGTCATGGTCTGCGACCTGACGGAGGGCATGGTGCGGGTGGGCCGCGACCGGGCGCTGGACCGCGGTGATCTGCACGGGGTGGAGTGGACGGTGGGCAATGCGGAGAAGCTGCCCTTCCGCAGCCGGTCGGTGGATGCCTACACCATCGCCTTCGGCCTTCGGAACGTCACCGACATCGACGCGGCGCTGAAAGAGGCGCGGCGTGTGCTGAAACCGGGTGGACGGCTGTTCATCCTGGAGTTCAGCCATGTGGTGATCCCGCTGATGCGCGAAGCCTACGACGCCTATTCCTTCAACCTGCTTCCCACGCTGGGCCAGCTCGTGGCCGGGGACCGGGACAGCTACCAGTATCTGGTGGAGAGCATCCGCCGCTTCCCCGAGCAGCAGGCGCTGTGCCAGCGGATCGAGGCGGCGGGCCTCGCCCGCGCGCGCTACCGGAACCTGACCGGCGGCATCGCGGCGATCCATTCCGCTTGGCGGGTGTGA
- the ubiB gene encoding 2-polyprenylphenol 6-hydroxylase, translated as MIRFIRNLLRLLTIVRTLGRHGALATDEIRDVAPGIAWVLRLLNNRNATGRPGQRLAHALQELGPSFIKLGQALSTRADLVGDEIAADLAELRDRLPPFPGTKARAIIESELERPIGQLFTAFDDHAVAAASIAQVHFAETPDGRQVAVKVLRPNIEVAFRRDIDLMYWLADLALRIQPRLKRLKPREVVDTFADTVSLEMDLRMEASAASELAENFRDDPTFNVPAIDWDRTNRRVLTLSRVQGVQVDRVADIRAAGIDPDAVLQKAADSFFNQVFRDGFFHADLHPGNMFVDANGDLVAVDFGIMGRLDRQTRMYLADMLIGFLNRDYRLVAKVHFDAGFVPANQDMNRFMQACRAIGEPVHNKPLHEISVGRLLAQLFAVTEQFEMETQPQLLLLQKSMLTAEGVGRALNPEINMWELARPLIEQWMIENRGPDARLAETTAALTKVMVRLPDLLADAERTVGMVANGGLPIHPASIDEVVKRQQVRTEAQLRPIWAVILLLAAAMVVLAVR; from the coding sequence ATGATCCGATTCATTCGCAACCTGCTGCGGCTGCTCACCATCGTCCGCACGCTGGGCCGCCACGGCGCGCTGGCGACCGATGAAATCCGGGACGTAGCGCCCGGCATCGCCTGGGTACTGCGCCTTCTGAACAACCGCAATGCCACGGGCAGGCCTGGCCAGCGGCTGGCCCACGCGCTGCAGGAGCTGGGCCCCAGCTTCATCAAGCTGGGACAGGCGCTGTCCACCCGCGCCGATCTGGTGGGCGACGAGATCGCCGCCGATCTGGCGGAACTGCGCGACCGGCTGCCGCCCTTTCCCGGCACAAAGGCCCGCGCAATCATCGAGTCGGAGCTGGAGCGGCCCATCGGGCAGCTTTTCACCGCCTTCGACGATCATGCCGTGGCCGCCGCCTCCATCGCCCAGGTGCATTTCGCCGAGACGCCGGATGGCCGGCAGGTCGCGGTCAAGGTGCTGCGGCCCAACATCGAGGTGGCGTTCCGCCGGGACATCGACCTGATGTACTGGCTGGCCGATCTGGCCCTGCGCATCCAGCCGCGCCTGAAGCGGCTGAAGCCGCGGGAGGTGGTGGACACCTTCGCCGACACGGTGTCGCTGGAGATGGACCTCCGCATGGAGGCGTCGGCCGCGTCGGAGCTGGCGGAGAATTTCCGCGACGATCCCACCTTCAATGTGCCCGCCATCGACTGGGACCGCACCAACCGCCGGGTCCTGACGCTGTCCAGGGTGCAAGGCGTCCAGGTGGACCGGGTGGCCGATATCCGCGCCGCCGGCATCGACCCGGATGCCGTGCTGCAGAAGGCGGCGGACAGCTTCTTCAACCAAGTGTTCCGGGACGGCTTCTTCCACGCCGACCTGCACCCCGGCAACATGTTCGTGGATGCCAACGGCGATCTGGTCGCCGTGGATTTCGGCATCATGGGGCGGCTGGACCGGCAGACCCGCATGTATCTGGCCGACATGCTGATCGGCTTCCTGAACCGGGATTACCGGCTGGTCGCCAAGGTGCATTTCGATGCCGGCTTCGTGCCCGCGAACCAGGACATGAACCGCTTCATGCAGGCCTGCCGCGCCATCGGCGAGCCGGTGCACAACAAGCCCCTGCATGAGATCTCGGTGGGCCGCCTGCTGGCCCAGCTCTTCGCCGTGACCGAGCAGTTCGAGATGGAGACGCAGCCCCAGCTCCTGCTGCTCCAGAAATCCATGCTGACGGCGGAAGGGGTGGGCCGCGCCCTGAATCCCGAGATCAACATGTGGGAGCTGGCCCGCCCCTTGATCGAGCAGTGGATGATCGAGAACCGCGGGCCGGATGCGCGGCTGGCGGAGACCACGGCGGCCCTGACCAAGGTGATGGTGCGGCTGCCCGACCTGCTGGCCGATGCCGAGCGGACGGTCGGCATGGTCGCCAATGGCGGCCTGCCCATCCACCCGGCCAGCATCGACGAGGTGGTCAAACGTCAGCAGGTCCGCACCGAAGCCCAGCTTCGCCCGATCTGGGCCGTCATCCTTCTGCTGGCCGCGGCCATGGTGGTGCTGGCAGTGCGGTAG
- a CDS encoding type II toxin-antitoxin system RelE/ParE family toxin: MIGGFKGRLAEAVWRGRNGKGFPADLIRPAQRKLAMLAAAVDLNALRQPPGNRLEALKGSRQGQHSIRINDQWRICFVWRDNAAHDVEIVDYH, from the coding sequence ATGATCGGAGGCTTCAAGGGCCGGTTGGCTGAAGCCGTCTGGCGCGGCAGAAACGGCAAGGGCTTTCCAGCCGACCTGATCCGCCCGGCGCAACGGAAACTGGCGATGCTTGCCGCTGCGGTCGATCTGAATGCTCTTCGGCAGCCGCCGGGCAACCGGCTGGAAGCATTGAAGGGAAGCCGCCAGGGCCAGCATTCAATCCGCATCAATGATCAGTGGCGGATATGTTTCGTCTGGCGGGATAACGCTGCCCATGACGTCGAAATCGTCGATTATCATTGA